A single genomic interval of Candidatus Bipolaricaulis anaerobius harbors:
- a CDS encoding saccharopine dehydrogenase family protein, which yields MKILVFGGTGKIGAAVAWDLVREDSVEAVGLVSRSPDALQRTKQWIGSEKVVLHPGDVAGGGVRKVLADYDVVVNALPDRRTSYRAAHQAIEHGVHVVDMLEEYHRRPDPYETEGLELPPGMTAEEYGEWLHEQALRNEVTFLDGIGFAPGISNITVGEGIRKLDRARSAVARVGGIPEKAAAARHPLRYMVTWAFDHVLREYMIKVQVKKNGRVVEVDALTDRETFPFRQFGVNETLECAITPGMPSFIYTRPELGDFAEKTIRWPGHYAAVDVLRECGLLDLDPVRLDGMAVVPREFLARLLTPRLQPRPGERDVCVMWNTVLGTKAGRQARVDYYLWDEADPVTGISSMARVTGFAAAIGARFVGAGKIRGRGIVPPEDAITSELYPEFIADLARRGIAVREVESSS from the coding sequence ATGAAGATCCTCGTCTTCGGGGGAACAGGGAAGATCGGAGCGGCGGTGGCCTGGGATCTGGTGCGGGAGGACAGTGTAGAGGCCGTGGGCCTCGTCTCCCGGTCGCCGGATGCCCTCCAGCGGACGAAACAGTGGATCGGGAGCGAGAAGGTCGTGCTCCATCCCGGCGATGTGGCGGGCGGGGGCGTGAGGAAGGTCCTCGCTGACTACGACGTGGTGGTGAATGCCCTCCCCGATCGCCGCACGAGCTACCGGGCGGCCCACCAGGCCATCGAACACGGGGTGCACGTTGTGGACATGCTCGAGGAGTACCATCGCCGGCCAGACCCCTACGAGACGGAGGGGCTCGAACTCCCCCCCGGCATGACGGCCGAGGAGTACGGGGAGTGGCTCCACGAACAGGCCCTCCGCAACGAGGTCACGTTCTTGGACGGGATCGGGTTCGCGCCCGGGATCTCCAACATCACCGTTGGGGAGGGGATCCGCAAGCTGGACCGGGCCCGGTCGGCAGTGGCGCGGGTGGGGGGGATCCCGGAGAAGGCGGCCGCGGCCCGTCATCCCCTGCGGTACATGGTGACGTGGGCGTTCGACCACGTGCTGCGCGAGTACATGATCAAGGTCCAGGTGAAGAAAAACGGGCGGGTGGTGGAGGTCGACGCCCTCACCGACCGGGAGACGTTCCCGTTCCGCCAGTTCGGAGTGAACGAGACCCTGGAGTGCGCGATCACCCCCGGGATGCCCTCCTTCATCTATACCCGGCCGGAGCTCGGGGACTTCGCGGAGAAAACGATCCGCTGGCCGGGCCACTACGCGGCGGTGGACGTGCTGCGGGAGTGCGGACTGCTCGACCTCGACCCGGTCCGCCTCGATGGGATGGCGGTCGTCCCGCGGGAGTTCCTGGCGCGGCTGCTCACCCCGCGGCTCCAACCGAGACCAGGCGAGCGGGACGTATGCGTGATGTGGAACACGGTCCTGGGAACGAAGGCCGGCCGGCAGGCCCGGGTGGACTACTACCTGTGGGACGAGGCGGACCCCGTGACGGGGATCTCGTCCATGGCCCGCGTCACCGGGTTCGCAGCCGCGATCGGCGCCCGCTTCGTGGGGGCAGGGAAGATCCGGGGGCGGGGGATCGTGCCCCCGGAGGACGCGATCACGAGTGAGCTCTACCCAGAGTTCATCGCCGACCTCGCCCGGCGGGGGATCGCCGTGCGGGAAGTGGAGTCGTCTTCGTGA
- a CDS encoding Lrp/AsnC ligand binding domain-containing protein produces MAVAAYVLVRCRGATEGKIAEILRTKPHVKRVDTVFGDYDIIAYLEFEELPASFSVAELHNIVTEEIRKVEGVSSTSTHIVTKKFTD; encoded by the coding sequence ATGGCAGTTGCAGCATACGTCCTCGTCCGCTGTCGCGGGGCGACAGAGGGGAAGATCGCGGAGATCCTCCGCACCAAGCCGCACGTGAAGCGGGTGGATACCGTGTTCGGCGATTACGACATCATCGCCTACCTCGAGTTCGAGGAGCTCCCCGCGAGTTTCTCCGTGGCGGAGCTCCACAACATCGTGACCGAGGAGATCCGCAAGGTGGAGGGCGTGTCCTCGACGAGCACCCACATCGTGACGAAGAAGTTCACCGACTAG
- the gltX gene encoding glutamate--tRNA ligase → MDPVRVRFAPSPTGYLHVGGGRTALFNWLYARHHKGTFILRIEDTDRTRSTDEAIEQIFASLRWLGLDWDEVYRQTDRFDRHREVAAELTRRGAAYEKDGALWFRIPRDGATTVHDLLAGDVTVQHTELKDLVILRSDATPTYNFACVVDDHDMGITHVIRGAEHLNNTPKQLLIYEALGWTPPAFAHVPLILGPDRTKLSKRHGAGSVLDYDQRGILPEALVNFLARLGWSHGDQEVFTRDELVALFDLPGVNTSAAVFDEEKLLWLNHEWLRRLDPHRLGDLLADRIVGRGVADRATVEAAGRDKLARAAVLLRERGKTLVEMADRARPYLPGPIPLPDDALDLFTSDVRAALRILAVRVGELDDPTAHGFETALRQVADERGLPLKTLAPAVRVAVTGSRVGPGLFDVLAVAGPEIVAARVEAAAQEDRS, encoded by the coding sequence ATGGATCCCGTGCGCGTGCGGTTCGCTCCCAGCCCCACCGGATACCTCCACGTGGGGGGGGGACGGACCGCCCTGTTCAACTGGCTCTATGCTCGGCACCACAAGGGGACGTTCATCCTCCGCATCGAGGACACGGACCGCACCCGCTCCACCGACGAGGCGATCGAGCAGATCTTCGCCTCCCTGCGCTGGCTGGGATTGGATTGGGACGAAGTGTACCGCCAGACGGACCGCTTCGATCGGCACCGCGAGGTTGCCGCCGAGCTCACACGCCGGGGGGCGGCCTACGAAAAGGACGGCGCGCTATGGTTTAGGATCCCCAGGGACGGGGCGACGACCGTCCATGACCTCCTCGCCGGCGACGTGACGGTGCAGCACACGGAGCTCAAGGACCTCGTCATCCTCCGCTCCGATGCCACCCCAACCTACAACTTCGCGTGCGTGGTGGATGACCACGACATGGGGATCACCCATGTCATCCGGGGGGCGGAGCACCTCAACAACACCCCCAAACAGCTCCTCATCTACGAGGCGCTGGGGTGGACCCCCCCAGCGTTCGCCCACGTCCCGCTCATCCTCGGCCCGGATCGGACGAAGCTCTCCAAGCGCCACGGGGCGGGGTCGGTCCTCGACTACGACCAGCGGGGGATCCTCCCCGAGGCGCTCGTGAACTTCCTCGCCCGCCTGGGATGGTCCCATGGGGACCAGGAGGTGTTCACGCGCGACGAGCTCGTGGCCCTGTTCGACCTCCCCGGGGTCAACACGTCGGCGGCGGTGTTCGACGAGGAAAAGCTCCTCTGGCTCAACCATGAGTGGCTGCGGCGCCTCGATCCCCACCGGCTGGGGGACCTCCTCGCGGACCGGATCGTGGGGCGGGGGGTGGCGGATCGGGCCACGGTCGAGGCAGCGGGGAGGGACAAGCTTGCCCGGGCCGCGGTGCTCCTCCGCGAACGGGGGAAGACCCTCGTGGAGATGGCGGATCGCGCCCGGCCGTACCTCCCTGGCCCGATCCCCCTCCCCGACGACGCTCTGGACCTGTTCACTTCCGATGTGAGGGCCGCACTGCGCATCCTGGCGGTGCGGGTGGGGGAGTTGGACGACCCGACGGCCCACGGGTTCGAGACCGCGCTGCGACAGGTGGCGGACGAGCGGGGCCTCCCGTTGAAGACCCTCGCCCCCGCGGTCCGTGTCGCGGTGACGGGGTCGCGGGTCGGACCGGGGCTGTTCGACGTGCTGGCGGTGGCGGGCCCGGAGATCGTCGCAGCCCGGGTGGAGGCCGCCGCGCAGGAGGACCGATCGTGA
- a CDS encoding redoxin domain-containing protein, translating to MRVVLAALVLWSAWGLALGEEVRLAPAPEGIAGDWAQPLIPLRLKATPAQAVRFDGPPLALAQWGEVTLGTAHYPFLLGVRADGQADLWVDRNRDQVISGDELVAGARAPEYVEWGSELQATPAGGEPFPYPLTVLWPAGRGYVYLLGGAPRHGELGVDGARVAFVLVDGDLDGTYGTKGDFYAVDVDRDGIIHGDPDGHERFALTEAFTVGKESYRLSQIHPGGASVTLTPTGYVSPKPPLIPGFPAPEVRFTAFPDGDPVALSDLRGNIVLVDFWATWCGPCMAELPHLRELYAAYHDAGFEIIGLSLDTSEQELRTVLDSERIPWPVAFEGRSWDNSLAQLYRVYQIPTSYLLDRDGIIRYRDLHGEELAEKLTELLAAATPEPEMAPAPIASGPPVPILEIVVPPEVSLAAGEPQVLAVKLVNTAPYDAEEVKVSVQGLPTQVELEVGTIPAFGERVAELAVAPPAESQSCSVAVVYHYCIGDSCFQIEDAVGVAFALGEPARQPSGIPVGWILIALGVGLILAVVLRGRGLFVVALLLVGVAGASLAVGILRGQATQARRIGSVLCTACVGIEEVRTEAPTLSPAEREAFAAFRGSAHLVVFHTPWCRSCPYVQALVAEVARANPRISYELVDADQDRARAEAAGVAAAGKVVVPAILVAETGRVLFGTSDLSARILAALGEIR from the coding sequence GTGAGGGTTGTTCTGGCCGCTCTTGTGTTGTGGAGCGCCTGGGGCCTCGCCCTGGGGGAGGAAGTGCGCCTCGCTCCGGCCCCGGAGGGGATCGCGGGCGACTGGGCACAACCGCTCATCCCCCTGCGCCTGAAGGCCACCCCGGCCCAGGCGGTGCGGTTCGATGGTCCCCCCCTCGCCCTCGCGCAGTGGGGAGAGGTCACGCTGGGCACCGCGCACTACCCGTTCCTCCTCGGGGTACGGGCCGATGGGCAGGCCGACCTGTGGGTGGATAGGAACCGGGATCAGGTGATCTCCGGCGACGAGCTCGTCGCCGGCGCCCGCGCCCCCGAGTACGTGGAATGGGGATCCGAACTTCAGGCCACCCCTGCCGGGGGAGAGCCCTTCCCTTACCCGCTCACCGTCCTATGGCCCGCGGGGCGCGGGTACGTCTACCTCCTCGGCGGGGCCCCCCGTCACGGCGAGCTCGGGGTGGACGGGGCCCGCGTCGCGTTCGTGCTCGTCGATGGCGACCTCGACGGAACCTACGGGACGAAGGGGGACTTCTACGCGGTGGACGTGGACAGGGACGGGATCATCCACGGCGATCCCGACGGCCACGAGCGGTTCGCCCTCACCGAGGCGTTCACCGTGGGGAAGGAGAGCTACCGCCTCTCCCAGATCCACCCCGGCGGTGCGTCGGTGACGCTCACCCCCACCGGCTACGTCTCGCCCAAGCCGCCCCTCATCCCCGGCTTCCCCGCCCCCGAGGTGCGTTTCACCGCGTTCCCCGATGGCGATCCGGTGGCCCTGTCTGACCTGCGGGGGAACATCGTCCTCGTGGACTTCTGGGCCACGTGGTGCGGGCCGTGCATGGCCGAACTCCCCCATCTCCGCGAGCTGTACGCGGCGTACCACGACGCGGGGTTCGAGATCATCGGGCTCAGCCTGGACACGAGCGAGCAGGAGCTCCGCACCGTGCTCGATAGCGAACGGATCCCGTGGCCGGTGGCGTTCGAGGGCCGCAGCTGGGACAACTCGCTCGCCCAGCTCTATCGGGTCTACCAAATCCCCACATCCTACCTCCTCGACCGGGACGGGATCATCCGCTACCGCGACCTCCACGGGGAGGAGCTCGCGGAGAAGCTGACCGAACTCCTCGCCGCGGCCACGCCCGAGCCGGAGATGGCGCCTGCTCCGATCGCGTCCGGCCCGCCCGTCCCGATCCTGGAGATCGTGGTCCCGCCCGAGGTCAGCCTCGCCGCGGGTGAGCCGCAGGTCCTCGCCGTGAAACTCGTCAACACCGCCCCTTACGACGCGGAGGAAGTGAAGGTCTCCGTCCAGGGGCTCCCGACCCAGGTCGAACTGGAGGTGGGGACGATCCCCGCGTTCGGGGAGCGGGTGGCCGAGCTTGCGGTCGCGCCCCCCGCCGAGTCGCAGTCTTGCTCGGTGGCGGTTGTGTACCACTACTGCATCGGCGATTCCTGCTTCCAAATCGAGGACGCGGTGGGCGTCGCGTTCGCGCTCGGGGAGCCCGCACGGCAGCCGTCCGGGATCCCCGTGGGGTGGATCCTCATCGCCCTCGGGGTGGGGTTGATCCTGGCGGTGGTGCTGCGGGGCCGCGGGCTGTTCGTCGTCGCGCTATTGTTGGTCGGCGTGGCCGGGGCGAGCCTCGCCGTGGGGATCCTCCGCGGGCAGGCGACCCAAGCGAGGCGGATCGGAAGCGTCCTCTGCACGGCGTGCGTGGGGATCGAGGAGGTCCGCACCGAGGCGCCGACCCTCTCCCCCGCGGAGCGGGAGGCGTTCGCCGCGTTCCGGGGATCCGCGCACCTCGTCGTGTTCCACACCCCGTGGTGCCGATCGTGTCCCTATGTCCAAGCCCTCGTCGCCGAGGTGGCACGGGCCAACCCGCGGATCAGCTATGAGCTTGTGGACGCTGATCAGGATAGGGCACGCGCTGAGGCGGCCGGGGTCGCCGCAGCGGGGAAGGTCGTCGTCCCGGCGATCCTCGTCGCGGAAACGGGACGGGTCCTGTTCGGGACGAGTGACCTTTCGGCGCGGATCCTCGCGGCCCTCGGGGAGATCCGGTGA
- a CDS encoding 4Fe-4S binding protein: MTLRTVRRGTQSLGILLGIFGATGIGMTHLIFPGLHCYACPLAITVCPIGLMQNLIISGTVPFYFLGAVAAYGLLLGRGWCGWFCPFGTVNDLLSFRKVRFVRALSPLKLLVLVGTGVAAWRLADTWFCKLCPAGSLTASLPYLGLGVAEVNAPFLLHMATLAAVVGGMVLVSRFWCRYLCPMGGLLSLFNRVSFFGLRLRGERCTECGLCTRSCPMGIEPHRKINSADCIKCGECVGSCPTTALSIGFSLPGARGRDPLRSAGSPPRADGVPPRQ; this comes from the coding sequence GTGACACTGCGCACCGTCCGCCGGGGGACCCAATCCCTGGGGATCCTCCTCGGTATCTTCGGCGCCACCGGGATCGGGATGACGCACCTCATCTTCCCCGGACTCCACTGTTACGCGTGTCCACTCGCGATCACCGTGTGCCCGATCGGGCTCATGCAGAACCTCATCATCTCCGGGACGGTCCCATTCTACTTCCTGGGGGCGGTCGCCGCCTATGGGCTCCTCCTCGGCCGCGGCTGGTGCGGCTGGTTCTGTCCGTTCGGGACGGTGAACGACCTCCTCTCGTTCCGCAAGGTCCGCTTCGTGCGGGCCCTGTCGCCCCTGAAACTCCTCGTCCTGGTGGGGACGGGCGTGGCCGCGTGGCGCCTCGCCGATACGTGGTTCTGCAAGCTGTGCCCTGCGGGATCGCTCACCGCCTCCCTCCCCTACCTCGGGCTCGGCGTGGCCGAGGTGAACGCGCCGTTCCTCCTCCACATGGCGACCCTGGCCGCGGTGGTGGGGGGGATGGTCCTCGTCTCCCGGTTCTGGTGTCGCTACCTCTGTCCGATGGGGGGGCTCCTCTCGTTGTTCAATCGGGTGAGCTTCTTTGGCCTGCGGCTCCGCGGCGAGCGGTGCACGGAGTGCGGCCTGTGCACCCGCTCCTGTCCAATGGGGATCGAACCCCACCGGAAGATCAACTCCGCGGACTGCATCAAGTGCGGGGAGTGCGTGGGGTCGTGCCCAACCACGGCGCTCTCCATCGGGTTCTCCCTACCGGGGGCGAGGGGCCGTGATCCGCTACGCTCTGCTGGGTCTCCTCCAAGGGCTGACGGAGTTCCTCCCCGTCAGTAG
- a CDS encoding undecaprenyl-diphosphate phosphatase has protein sequence MIRYALLGLLQGLTEFLPVSSSGHLVLAQAALGVDAPGAALEAAVHLGTLLALLLHFRRDLTHLVVRAGQRGEEQRYIGYLALGTLPVAVVGLLARGPIERAFASPSLVGGMLLVTALALLLGDRCAGRAARERVRLRDALAVGVAQAVALLPGISRSGSTLTMGIGLGLRPTVAARFSFLLAIPAVAGGSLFALLGAMTEPGLDWIGLAVAMGCALGSGLITIRAFLHIVRSGVLWPFALYCAVLGGAALVMG, from the coding sequence GTGATCCGCTACGCTCTGCTGGGTCTCCTCCAAGGGCTGACGGAGTTCCTCCCCGTCAGTAGCTCCGGGCACCTCGTCCTCGCCCAGGCAGCCCTGGGGGTAGACGCGCCGGGGGCGGCCCTCGAAGCGGCCGTCCACCTCGGGACCCTCCTCGCTCTCCTCCTCCACTTCCGCCGCGACCTCACCCACCTCGTGGTCCGGGCGGGCCAGCGGGGGGAGGAACAGCGGTACATCGGGTACCTCGCCCTCGGCACGCTGCCGGTGGCCGTGGTGGGCCTCCTCGCCCGCGGACCGATCGAGCGGGCGTTTGCCTCCCCATCGCTCGTGGGAGGGATGCTCCTCGTGACGGCGCTCGCCCTTCTCCTCGGCGACCGGTGCGCGGGACGAGCCGCGCGGGAGAGGGTGCGGCTGCGCGATGCCCTCGCCGTGGGGGTGGCCCAGGCGGTGGCCCTCCTCCCCGGGATCTCCCGGTCCGGGTCCACGCTGACGATGGGGATCGGGCTCGGCCTCCGGCCGACCGTGGCGGCGCGGTTCTCGTTCCTCCTCGCAATCCCGGCGGTCGCCGGCGGGAGCCTGTTTGCCCTCCTCGGGGCGATGACCGAACCCGGCCTGGATTGGATCGGCCTCGCTGTGGCCATGGGCTGCGCGTTGGGGAGCGGGCTGATCACGATCCGCGCCTTCCTGCACATCGTCCGGTCCGGCGTACTGTGGCCGTTCGCCCTCTACTGCGCGGTCCTGGGAGGGGCGGCGCTCGTGATGGGATGA
- the mutL gene encoding DNA mismatch repair endonuclease MutL has translation MPIRRLEEAVIRKIAAGEVVDRPASVAKELVENALDARAGQIAVEFEGGGIDLLRVGDDGVGMAPDEMRIAIERHTTSKLTTEEDLRHIRTLGFRGEALAAICAVGRVTLASRPAGGEEGHEIRVEGGLITGARPVARPVGTTVEVRDLFWNVPARRQFLDSPPAEARRLLSTLRRIVLAQPEIGFAVRSAGRPLLDVPPARDPSVRIGHVYGEAFASQLAPVEMDEPGLRLRAWFGPPELARPTRVDQHLFLSGRAIRPGVLALGVAQAYARYVPRGQHAAFFLYLEVDPELVDVNVHPRKEEVRFRSERAVMDLLRRAALRALGGRGMPERPGAGEPSGGLVPSAQIGPAVPLLAPPVGPAGQPWRVVGQAQASYIVVEGADGLEIVDQHAAHERVLFERADTGSTVPAQEFLVPVQIEVPFDRAEALRRALPALRRLGIHLEAFGERAFLLRGWPAPLAERQSRLGFQEPIGAVAERLLDGEPPLVELWREVACAAAIRAGEPLPAAEQEALIRDWKATEEPARCPHGRPVAVRLEWTDLAHRLGR, from the coding sequence ATGCCCATTCGGCGGTTGGAGGAGGCGGTGATCCGCAAGATCGCGGCCGGGGAAGTGGTGGACCGCCCGGCCTCGGTGGCGAAGGAACTTGTGGAAAACGCCCTCGATGCCCGCGCGGGGCAGATCGCGGTGGAGTTCGAGGGTGGGGGGATCGACCTCCTCCGCGTGGGCGACGATGGTGTGGGGATGGCCCCTGACGAGATGCGGATCGCCATCGAGCGGCACACCACGAGCAAGCTCACCACGGAGGAGGATCTCCGCCACATCCGCACCCTTGGGTTCCGCGGCGAGGCGTTGGCCGCGATCTGCGCCGTCGGCCGGGTGACGCTCGCGTCGCGCCCGGCTGGGGGGGAGGAGGGCCACGAGATCCGGGTCGAGGGGGGGCTCATCACGGGGGCGCGGCCTGTGGCGCGGCCGGTGGGGACGACGGTCGAGGTGCGGGATCTATTCTGGAACGTTCCCGCGCGGCGCCAGTTCCTCGATTCCCCGCCGGCCGAGGCGCGGCGCCTCCTCTCCACCCTGCGCCGGATCGTGCTCGCCCAGCCCGAGATCGGGTTCGCCGTGCGCTCCGCAGGCCGCCCTCTCCTCGACGTGCCCCCGGCGCGGGATCCGTCCGTGCGCATTGGGCACGTGTATGGGGAGGCGTTCGCCTCCCAGCTCGCCCCCGTGGAGATGGACGAGCCGGGGCTGCGGTTGCGGGCGTGGTTCGGCCCGCCGGAACTCGCCCGTCCGACGCGGGTGGATCAGCACCTGTTCCTCTCTGGACGCGCCATCCGCCCCGGCGTCCTCGCCCTCGGGGTGGCGCAGGCCTACGCGCGCTACGTCCCTCGGGGGCAGCACGCGGCGTTCTTCCTCTACCTCGAGGTGGACCCCGAGCTGGTGGACGTGAATGTGCACCCCCGGAAGGAGGAAGTGCGGTTCCGATCAGAGCGGGCGGTGATGGATCTCCTCCGACGGGCTGCCCTGCGCGCCCTCGGCGGGCGGGGGATGCCGGAGCGGCCGGGTGCGGGGGAGCCAAGTGGGGGGCTCGTGCCCTCCGCGCAGATCGGTCCCGCGGTCCCCCTCCTCGCCCCGCCTGTCGGCCCGGCCGGTCAACCGTGGCGGGTGGTGGGGCAGGCCCAGGCGAGCTACATCGTCGTCGAGGGAGCGGACGGCCTGGAGATCGTGGACCAACATGCGGCCCACGAGCGCGTCCTGTTCGAGCGAGCTGACACCGGGTCCACTGTCCCGGCCCAGGAGTTCCTCGTCCCGGTGCAGATCGAGGTCCCGTTCGATCGGGCGGAGGCGCTGCGCCGGGCGCTCCCGGCCCTCCGCCGCCTGGGGATCCACCTGGAGGCGTTCGGGGAGCGGGCGTTCCTCCTTCGCGGCTGGCCGGCGCCGCTCGCCGAGCGGCAATCGCGGCTTGGGTTCCAGGAGCCGATTGGAGCGGTGGCCGAGCGACTGCTGGACGGGGAGCCGCCCCTCGTTGAGCTATGGCGGGAAGTGGCGTGCGCGGCGGCGATCCGGGCTGGGGAGCCGCTGCCCGCCGCGGAGCAGGAAGCGCTCATCCGCGACTGGAAGGCGACCGAGGAGCCAGCACGGTGCCCGCACGGCCGCCCGGTGGCGGTCCGGCTGGAATGGACCGACCTCGCCCATCGCCTCGGCCGTTAG
- a CDS encoding HD domain-containing protein, whose translation MTSETKLAQVKEAIARSQRLRTLSACSNITAIDRLKINDHGPTHVRIVTRIALRILELLHGAGVRLGVTDHGLGYEEAQVVVLLGAALHDVGHAIHRADHELFSMILAPTLLDELLTGIYDEPVRTVLLAETMHAIWAHRAAVRPLTVEGGVLKVADALDMEKGRARIPFRVGEPTIHSVSALAIEKVEIKPGREKPVHIHVRMTNSAGIFQLDSLLKEKLMTSGLREYIEVSAEIEGEEKKIIDRYTLD comes from the coding sequence ATGACCAGCGAGACGAAACTTGCTCAGGTGAAGGAGGCGATCGCCCGGTCGCAGCGACTGCGGACCCTGTCCGCGTGCTCGAACATCACCGCGATCGACCGCCTCAAGATCAACGACCACGGGCCAACCCACGTCCGGATCGTGACCCGGATCGCGCTGCGGATCCTGGAGCTCCTCCACGGAGCAGGGGTCAGGCTGGGGGTGACGGACCACGGGCTCGGGTACGAGGAAGCGCAGGTGGTGGTCCTCCTCGGGGCCGCGCTCCACGACGTGGGCCACGCCATTCACCGCGCCGACCACGAGCTGTTCTCGATGATCCTCGCGCCAACCCTCCTCGATGAGCTCCTCACGGGGATCTACGACGAGCCGGTACGGACGGTGCTCCTCGCTGAGACGATGCACGCCATCTGGGCCCACCGCGCTGCCGTGCGTCCCCTCACCGTGGAGGGGGGCGTCCTCAAGGTCGCGGATGCCCTCGACATGGAAAAGGGGCGTGCCCGGATTCCGTTCCGGGTCGGTGAGCCCACGATCCACAGTGTGTCCGCCCTCGCCATCGAGAAGGTAGAGATCAAGCCGGGGAGGGAGAAGCCGGTCCACATCCACGTGCGGATGACGAACTCCGCGGGGATCTTCCAGCTCGATAGCCTCCTCAAGGAGAAGCTCATGACCTCGGGGCTGCGCGAGTACATCGAGGTGTCGGCGGAGATCGAGGGCGAGGAGAAGAAGATCATCGACCGGTACACCCTCGACTGA
- a CDS encoding tyrosine-type recombinase/integrase — MPLELTQEDFLTPDQVRRLKAHARREADAARRNGHKGPVRDWAILHVALDAGLRVSEIVALRIGDLLLEPGHSAIIVRRGKGGKERGVDIGQALRDHLREYIAWKRTAGEPVGPEDLLFLSPRGGPLTRQAVYLMFKRLARAVDLPSRFTIHSCRHTYASMLYRASRFNLRLVQKQLGHASIRTTQVYADVLSSDALEAVNGLPQ, encoded by the coding sequence ATGCCGCTTGAGCTCACGCAGGAGGACTTCCTCACCCCGGACCAGGTCCGGCGGCTGAAGGCCCATGCCCGGCGGGAAGCAGACGCAGCCCGCCGCAACGGGCACAAGGGACCGGTGCGGGACTGGGCAATCCTTCACGTGGCCCTCGATGCCGGGCTGCGCGTGTCGGAGATCGTCGCCCTGCGGATCGGGGATCTCCTCCTCGAGCCCGGGCACTCCGCGATCATCGTCCGCCGCGGCAAGGGCGGCAAGGAGCGTGGGGTGGACATCGGCCAGGCCCTGCGCGACCACCTCCGCGAGTACATCGCGTGGAAGCGGACGGCGGGGGAACCGGTGGGGCCGGAGGACCTCCTCTTCCTCTCCCCCCGCGGAGGCCCCCTCACCCGGCAGGCGGTCTACCTCATGTTCAAGCGGTTGGCCCGCGCCGTGGACCTCCCGTCGCGGTTCACGATCCACTCCTGTCGCCACACCTATGCCTCGATGCTCTACCGGGCATCCCGGTTCAACCTCCGCCTCGTCCAGAAGCAGCTCGGTCATGCCTCGATCCGCACGACCCAGGTCTACGCTGACGTCCTGTCATCCGACGCGCTGGAAGCGGTGAACGGCCTCCCACAATGA
- a CDS encoding AAA family ATPase, giving the protein MITERDLIEAREAFCLLREKIAGVIVGQEEVVEIALWALLARGHVLLEGVPGLGKTLLVRSLARALGLSFSRIQFTPDLMPADIVGTNVFSGDGFRFLPGPVFAHVVLADEVNRATPKTQSALLEAMQEGQATIGTETHPLPNPFTVLATQNPIEMEGTYPLPEAQVDRFLFKAEVGFPDEGELVEIVRRNTEGVGIRLPEPILSADAVRRAQAVVAEYPVPRPLMEYAAALVLATHPKSPTAPEAVRRYVQYGASPRGGLALILGAKGRAFLAGRHHVGVEDIQAALRPALVHRVIPNFRADADGVGAGQLVDEAARAVRVP; this is encoded by the coding sequence GTGATCACAGAACGAGACTTGATCGAGGCCCGGGAGGCATTTTGCCTTCTCCGGGAGAAGATTGCAGGCGTCATCGTGGGCCAGGAGGAGGTCGTCGAGATCGCGCTGTGGGCGCTCCTCGCCCGGGGACACGTCCTCCTTGAGGGGGTGCCGGGGCTGGGGAAGACCCTCCTCGTGCGCTCGCTCGCCCGCGCGCTCGGTCTATCCTTCTCCCGCATCCAGTTCACCCCCGACCTCATGCCGGCCGACATCGTGGGCACGAACGTGTTCTCCGGGGACGGATTCCGGTTCCTGCCCGGGCCCGTGTTCGCCCACGTCGTGCTCGCCGACGAGGTGAACCGAGCCACGCCGAAGACCCAATCTGCCTTGCTGGAGGCGATGCAGGAGGGACAGGCCACGATCGGCACGGAGACCCATCCCTTGCCGAACCCGTTCACCGTGCTCGCCACCCAGAACCCGATCGAGATGGAGGGGACCTACCCCCTCCCCGAGGCCCAAGTGGATCGGTTCCTGTTCAAGGCCGAGGTGGGGTTCCCCGACGAGGGGGAGCTCGTGGAGATCGTGCGTCGGAACACGGAGGGCGTGGGGATCCGCCTTCCCGAGCCCATCCTCTCCGCGGACGCCGTGCGGCGCGCCCAGGCCGTGGTGGCGGAGTACCCTGTGCCACGGCCGCTCATGGAGTACGCGGCGGCCCTCGTCCTCGCCACCCATCCCAAGAGCCCCACCGCGCCGGAGGCGGTGCGGCGCTACGTCCAGTACGGGGCGAGCCCCCGGGGGGGCCTCGCCCTCATCCTGGGGGCCAAGGGGCGGGCGTTCCTCGCCGGCCGGCACCACGTGGGGGTGGAGGACATCCAGGCTGCGCTGCGGCCGGCGCTTGTGCACCGGGTCATCCCCAACTTCCGCGCCGACGCGGACGGCGTCGGGGCGGGCCAGCTCGTGGATGAGGCGGCCCGGGCGGTCCGCGTGCCATGA